A single region of the bacterium genome encodes:
- the pilM gene encoding pilus assembly protein PilM — translation MKKLTDITTVFRRNYSDVLGLDIGTSGTKAVRVKLIHGVPTVTAVDILPAIDRPESEEVPIVPYPIPKSLRARYVAMAVSTGGGIVKLLTFPVHSGKSNNEHVLELMGLSDDVGYRLGYETIFENRSEVRALASALPDTVARRLCQSFPIGIPAPCSLELSGLASLTAFSRVCGKDNAEECSVLVDFGAEGTLVAFLNKNILVLVRKFDFGAWHILKKLQNSLGVEQDVAMGILTDGSFDVTKVVHQAMEPFLQQLTISWDFVERRENTHIGKLYVCGGGVGMRLWSQELETATGLAPAKWDPFEGLVVQPGAIPDGFKGQEPRFSAAVGAALSMMKIG, via the coding sequence ATGAAAAAACTAACCGATATCACAACTGTTTTTCGGCGAAACTATTCTGACGTATTAGGCCTCGACATCGGGACGTCTGGCACCAAGGCGGTGCGAGTAAAACTGATCCATGGGGTGCCCACCGTAACGGCGGTGGATATTCTTCCCGCGATTGACCGACCTGAATCGGAGGAAGTGCCGATTGTGCCTTACCCTATTCCTAAATCCCTGAGAGCTCGCTATGTGGCCATGGCGGTTTCCACAGGGGGCGGAATTGTTAAATTACTGACGTTTCCGGTACATTCGGGGAAGTCAAATAATGAACATGTTCTTGAGCTAATGGGACTGAGTGATGATGTGGGGTATCGACTGGGGTACGAAACCATTTTTGAAAATCGAAGTGAGGTACGGGCGTTGGCATCGGCACTTCCTGATACCGTTGCCCGCAGACTGTGTCAGTCATTCCCCATCGGAATCCCTGCCCCGTGTTCACTCGAATTATCAGGATTAGCCAGTCTTACGGCGTTTAGTCGCGTGTGCGGCAAAGATAATGCAGAGGAGTGCAGTGTGCTGGTTGATTTCGGAGCGGAGGGGACCCTGGTTGCGTTTTTAAACAAGAACATACTGGTTCTTGTCCGCAAATTCGACTTTGGGGCTTGGCATATTTTAAAAAAGTTACAGAATAGTTTAGGGGTCGAGCAGGATGTGGCGATGGGGATATTGACGGATGGTTCCTTTGATGTGACCAAAGTGGTGCATCAGGCCATGGAGCCTTTTTTACAGCAATTGACCATTTCGTGGGATTTTGTTGAGCGTCGCGAGAATACCCATATTGGAAAATTGTATGTGTGTGGAGGCGGGGTGGGAATGCGCCTATGGTCGCAAGAGTTGGAGACCGCGACCGGCTTGGCTCCAGCCAAATGGGATCCATTTGAGGGTTTGGTGGTTCAGCCCGGAGCGATTCCTGACGGTTTCAAGGGCCAGGAGCCACGGTTTTCGGCCGCAGTGGGAGCGGCACTATCCATGATGAAGATCGGCTGA